The Nocardioides panzhihuensis genome has a segment encoding these proteins:
- a CDS encoding PKD domain-containing protein: MTTTPSSLDIASYQVTDGHFGAPYIDLDEERDLPVPHRHIHGGFADCDTRFTFYFPPEEQWQGRLVMPMEGAHAGHEDFFGGALGEAMGGLPLTTRVGGYMVETNMGHIGDDIDPVGGEDPTLYGWRAAVEGARFSKYVAKQVYGEEPHHSYVWGGSGGGRRSPLVLENAPDVFDGAMPFMGGGDVRPFPATERIKGAQVMSFACMFNVQRLLRDPATSARLIDAMQPGGSGNPFAGLDSHRAEELASLYRQGFPHGNEFMIFTPMGQIWLWSSIADLLVEQDPTYFENFWTEPGYIGHDLPSAVEPDIIDVETTVTRIVTVRDLLTDPAFEGPEYAMTKTMAGLMAGEAGMDMAYALEIKGLPDGFRLGAGIRLTSGKAAGRQLYAISTVGDLFACDGHGDANLLRFEGVEAGDGVHVDNRKFLAFCYFHRHHLMEDAQFDSLRHDGQPLYAQHPVPLMSPLMGVSYTGHYSGKLLWMHHTHDSSLWPGQGLIYRDAVLATGGEEFAADHYRLQWTQNAEHIPPSYLPNSSSRATATWLIDYFPIIEQGLADLIAWTEGGEAPPNTAFDWVDGQIKLPASAAERGGIQPVIAVTANGGARAEVAAGEAVDLVVETEVPPGAGTIVSVEWDWDGWGSFPYAHEVSGQDTALTFKTTHTYDQPGTYFVTARVRSQRDGDITQVNRLITNVASARVVVS, translated from the coding sequence CAGGTCACCGACGGGCACTTCGGTGCTCCGTACATCGACCTCGACGAAGAGCGCGACCTCCCGGTCCCGCACCGTCACATCCACGGCGGCTTCGCCGACTGTGACACCCGATTCACGTTCTACTTCCCGCCCGAGGAGCAGTGGCAGGGCCGCCTGGTCATGCCGATGGAGGGCGCCCACGCCGGCCACGAGGACTTCTTCGGCGGCGCGCTCGGCGAGGCGATGGGCGGCCTGCCGCTCACCACCCGCGTCGGCGGCTACATGGTCGAGACCAACATGGGCCACATCGGCGACGACATCGACCCCGTCGGAGGCGAGGACCCCACCCTCTACGGCTGGCGGGCGGCCGTAGAGGGCGCCCGCTTCTCCAAGTACGTCGCCAAGCAGGTCTACGGCGAGGAGCCGCACCACTCCTATGTGTGGGGTGGCAGCGGCGGCGGACGGCGCTCGCCGCTCGTGCTGGAGAACGCCCCCGACGTCTTCGACGGCGCGATGCCGTTCATGGGTGGTGGCGACGTACGTCCCTTCCCGGCGACCGAGCGGATCAAGGGCGCGCAGGTGATGAGCTTCGCCTGCATGTTCAACGTGCAGCGGCTGCTGCGCGACCCGGCGACCTCGGCCCGGCTGATCGACGCGATGCAGCCTGGTGGCAGCGGCAACCCGTTCGCGGGGCTCGACTCCCACCGGGCCGAGGAGCTGGCCAGCCTCTACCGGCAGGGCTTCCCGCACGGCAACGAGTTCATGATCTTCACCCCGATGGGCCAGATCTGGCTGTGGTCGTCGATCGCCGACCTCCTGGTCGAACAGGACCCGACGTACTTCGAGAACTTCTGGACCGAGCCCGGATACATCGGCCACGACCTGCCCTCCGCGGTCGAGCCCGACATCATCGACGTGGAGACCACGGTCACCCGGATCGTGACCGTCCGCGACCTGCTCACCGACCCCGCCTTCGAGGGGCCCGAGTACGCGATGACCAAGACCATGGCCGGGCTGATGGCCGGCGAGGCCGGCATGGACATGGCGTACGCCCTGGAGATCAAGGGGTTGCCGGACGGCTTCCGGCTCGGCGCCGGCATCAGGCTCACCAGCGGGAAGGCCGCCGGGCGCCAGCTCTACGCGATCAGCACCGTCGGCGACCTGTTCGCCTGCGACGGCCACGGTGACGCCAACCTGCTGCGGTTCGAGGGCGTGGAGGCTGGCGACGGCGTGCACGTCGACAACCGGAAGTTCCTCGCCTTCTGCTACTTCCACCGCCACCACCTGATGGAGGATGCGCAGTTCGACTCGTTGCGTCACGACGGTCAGCCGCTCTACGCCCAGCACCCGGTGCCGTTGATGTCACCGCTGATGGGCGTCTCCTACACCGGCCACTACTCGGGCAAGCTGCTGTGGATGCACCACACCCATGACTCCTCGTTGTGGCCGGGGCAGGGGCTCATCTACCGCGACGCCGTCCTGGCCACCGGGGGTGAGGAGTTCGCCGCGGACCACTACCGGCTGCAGTGGACCCAGAACGCGGAGCACATCCCGCCGTCCTACCTGCCGAACTCCTCGAGCCGGGCCACCGCGACCTGGCTGATCGACTACTTCCCGATCATCGAGCAGGGCCTCGCCGACCTGATCGCCTGGACCGAGGGTGGCGAGGCTCCGCCGAACACCGCCTTCGACTGGGTCGACGGGCAGATCAAGCTTCCCGCCTCGGCCGCCGAGCGCGGCGGGATCCAGCCGGTCATCGCGGTCACCGCGAACGGCGGCGCCCGTGCCGAGGTCGCCGCCGGTGAGGCGGTCGACCTCGTCGTCGAGACCGAGGTGCCCCCGGGCGCCGGCACGATCGTGTCGGTCGAGTGGGACTGGGACGGCTGGGGCTCCTTCCCGTACGCCCACGAGGTCAGCGGTCAGGACACTGCCCTCACCTTCAAGACCACCCACACCTACGACCAGCCCGGCACCTACTTCGTCACCGCCCGCGTACGCTCCCAGCGCGACGGCGACATCACCCAGGTCAACCGGCTGATCACCAACGTCGCCTCCGCTCGAGTCGTCGTCTCCTGA